taatatgacccattatacataaaaaccttatatttaacaaaaatatggccggttcggtttttcggtttttttggggcttaaaaccgaaaaccgaaccgaaaaaccgaactttatatattttaaaaccataaccgaccgaaaaaccgataaaaccgaaccatttaaaccgaattattcggttcggtcggtttttttcggttttttcgggtTTTATGCCCACCCCTACTCACAAGAGCTACTACCACACATGACATATGAAAAAAAAGATGGAAGTAAATGTTACATTTTGGGCAAATTTTATGCTAAATCTGAAGAAAACGAGAGAACAACTCAGTTCTCACAATATATTGGCAACCATTTGTGTTGTGGTGGAATTTAAGTAGCCTTGATCGTGGGTTGAGCACCTTTTTCAAATGCATATGAGATATTAGCTGTCTGAACCCAAGCTCAAATTTCGTCCTTATTTCATTAATCGCAGTGACCGTGGTTGCACAAGCTGAGGGGTTCCAAGAAAAAAAacgaagaaaataaaaataaaaaatactatAATTCTTTCCTTAACTCTCTCTTATGTATAGTTATAAGTGTCTTATTTAATTCAAAACATCAGTTTTTGTTATTCTTCTGTGTTATTTGCCTCCATTTCTTGCTCTCCCACCCCTTTAATCTCTTCCAGCAACTTGTCAAGAAAGCCTAGCATGGTCTTCAAACTTTTCTCATCTGGACGGCAAGAAAATAATGTCATTCATTTGGCAATATCTGTATGTAGTTTTTTGACAGGAAAAAAGTTACGAAATACTTCACCAAATCTTGGAAAAGTGTGGCCTTTGGGATGATGAATCACCACAGGATCGACAAACTCGTTCAACAGAGCAATACTGTAAGGGTTCAAGAAATCTGTCGCCCCTGTGTAATGATACAAGTCAATTGTAAGTATGTTTTCTCGAAGTAAAAATTCTAGTTTTACAACTCTTCAACACTTTCCACGAGTTGAGTAATGCAATAAATTTTAATGGGATTAGCCGTCTGTCTATGAAAAGATTTAAAAACGCCACTTCACCAGAAATCACTGGAGAAGCAGACGAGGTTGATTAAGACAACATATTCAACCTATGAAATGCACGGATTTGCATTGTGCCGGCGCTGGATAAGACTTTTCAGCCACCGATCGTTTCTGGAACTTTCCTGCCCCAATTATGACCACAAATTTGATCTCGGGCACCTTTGTAAGAGCCACACCCTGCAACTCAGATCCACCCTTAATTGCATTTCACCCAAATATCCACATCGAAGAATAGATAAAAGCGACACCGGACTTACATTGGCTTGTAATCCAGGCAGTGCAGCAGATAGGATTCCTCCCTGAATTTTTGTAACGCAAATGTAAATTAGATTATATTCACCGGACACTAGACTATGATGTTCGTGTAAATACACATGAAAATACCTGTGAAAAGCCAAGAAGTCCATCAAACGGTCCGTATTGAACCATGCAATCTTCTATGTAATCAAGACACTCATCAAAATCCTGGTATTCGGTAAAATCCTATAATTCCATCCCAGGAGAAAAACAGAAACAATAATTCAAGCAATCAGCAATCCAAAATCCCATGTCATGAATGAGAACAAAAATtagaacaaaagaaaacaaactaaaCTAGTGGCAAAACCACGGTTTGCAAAAGCCAAAAAGCTGACCTCGTTGTACGCGAACCACTCATAATACGGAGGATCGAAGATTCCTTCGACCCTGGATTCTCCCCGACACGGAAAAGGCCCGTTAACAAAAACAAGATCCATTTTCTGTAGAACAGATTCCGACCACTTGTTCGTGAGTTGTTTCTTGATGATTTCTCCGCTGGTCCTAAACCCATGTAGGCATAATACTCTGAGCCTTCTTTCGCTCTTGTCTCCTTTAACTTCAGTACTTACCGTAGTCATTTTATTTAACTGTCTGTTTAACAATCttgtttcttcttcttcttgatacttttcttcttctctatatatacacacacgaaCGCGAAGCATTCAATGTTAAACACGAGTTAGGTTTCCTATGTTTTTTGTTCAAACGTTGGTTGCTGTTGCTAATATTGATGTAACGAGAACTCCCACTCCCATAATTAGGACACGACCTATGCGACcatttaataaattaacacTAGCCGCCATCACTTGAGCGAACATAATagttatatacataaaatactaGCAAAGATGCATGTAATCTGTAGAAAAAATGGAAAACGAGtgttcttttaatttttaaaataaaattcatgaattttttaaattgaatGGTAGGAGAAAATGTAAGTAGAAAAAGAGAAATGTTAGAATATGAAAATTATATTGTTGGCAGAATATTTCGAATCTAAAAAAATGAACTCCAAGGTACATTTACAAAGcttttttttaagaaatgtTTTCTCTCTCGTTTTAGTCACatggattaaaaaaaaaaaattctctcaGGATGCAATGGAGATATGTTGTATTTGTGGTGACTAAATCAAATCAGAATCTGAATGTCTTTCTTGAACTAATGATGCCATATATATAGAAACAAAATTTTGATTCAGAACAGACGCGACTCTTCATGAAACAATGCACTTTTTCATTAAAACGAATCATGAAACAATATGTTGTTTTCAAAGAGTTGCCTTATCCCTTGTGAAAGATTGCGTGATTTCTGAATAGTGCATTATTTTCGTAGCGATAAACTTTGTTCGTTATCaacaaactaaataaattacGAAAAATGTTCtaaaaaatataacatattatagatatatatatagtcaCTATCagcatatattatattattaatttattatatgaataTCTTTCAAATTAAAAGGTTGAAAAAATGTTCCCATCCCCTCCACCTAACTTGCATTGAAGCGCCTCAAAGGCCATAGATCATGCGCTTAATTGCGATTAATTCAAGGCCTATTTATGTCACATTGCTAGGCGATTCGGTATTGACGATTGAGCACCAGGTCGATGATAATAAGAAACCTcccaaaattaaatcattttttttatttacctaAGGATTTACttctttgaaaaaaaattaattttccggTAAATTGTATACAAACTCCTTGTGAAATCCTTGGAGGATTTTTCCCTTGGAGGGGTTCTAAGTAAACGAGATGTATTCATCAAATTATCTAGATTACATTATATCCAGTACTGATCATCAAGAAAAAACATTAAACTGTACTTCCATGCCTCCAAAACGATACGGTTTGTCAAATACTACAATGGAAACACTTCGTATGTTATTCGGGACAATCAAGGCCGCGGAGAAATCGACTAGAAGAGGAACAAAAATTTAAGCATAAATATGACATAGGCTTAATTTCATGCATGCATGTAAAGAATACTACCCGAGATGAAGAGTCGGCTTGTCCGGAACAGGATAGACCAATACTGTCTCCATCATATTCAATTGGAGCACGTTGCTTGTGAAATATGACTGGATGCTATAGTCTTGCCCAGCAGGCATCATGCTAAATTGCCGGAGCCTCTCATTTTCCGCTATCTGAAATTATTCAGAAAATAAACATCATAGAAATCCAAGTACGTATCTTCTAATTGTTGGGGAAAACCCATAAACCGCAGAATCCATCACGttaaatcattaagaatttgactgaaaacttAAGCGGAAGCGTACCTGAAGCCATAATTCTGAATTGTTTAGAACGTGTCTTGATCTTCCAGATCTACGCGCTCTTTCCTTGAGAGAATCCTTTACTTTTCTCTTCagaactattttcttaatgGGAGAGAGAATAGTGAAAGTGACAACGCGAGATCTGGGGACCATGACCCTTATTTATAGATAATATCTTCTGATATTTCCGTTTTAGCCcatcataaaaacagaaattacacTTATGTCTCTACACATTAAAGGCCCACAGCCCATTAGATACATTAAAGCCCAATAACCCGAAACTTTATttgatcactttattttgggcttaACTTAACAGACAACCCACacacataattattcacatataagcccataaaaataaaattgatccaacaatctcccacttgggcTATATGTGCAACTTTATAATTATGTTTGTGAAAATAACCTTATGAGCTCAAAAATTGTTGTCATTCCGAAATGTATCTATAACCAATCCAGTCCATCAATCACACCAACATAGGATCAAAGCAGTCTTAGCTACACTCAAGGTAACTAGACCCATCAATGGTCACATATGCCAACACAACTGAATGACATGGATCATGAAGTGGATGTGTAGCATGGAAATTTCATGCAATGTGACCGTAACATGCCTATTTCCAACTGGTCCTCCCTGAACCTTATTGAGATCAAACTTTAAACCATAATCAGAGTGTGACTTCACttgaaatttatttctgcagaaaataaatttacatgACTGTAACTGAAAATGTCTACAActgaaaagcatttaaaataacaaactcCCACTAAAACTGAATTTCCTCAATTGACATAACACCCATACTAGCAATGTGCTCATGAAACTGTTTGGGTGGTAGTCCTTTAGTAAGCGGATCCGCAACCATGGAGTTTGTACCGATATGCTCAATAGACAACTTTCCACTCTGAATTCTTTCTTTAACAACCAGAAACTTGATGTCAATGTGTTTAGACTTCGTTGAGCTTCTGTTGTTATTGGAATACATAACTGCTGATTTATTGTCACAATGTAATCTTAGTGGCTTTTCAATGCCATCAACAATGCGCAGTCCCGTGACAAAATTTTGCAGCCATATTCCATGATTGGATGCCTCATAACACGCTACAAACTCAGCTGCCATGGTGGAAGAGGCTATAAGTGACTGTTTAGCACTCTTCCAGGAAATGGCACCTCCAGCAAGGAGATAGATGTAGCCCGACGTAGATTTCATACTATCTTGGCATCCAGCAAAATCGGAGTCAGTATACCTAATGATCTCAAGCTGATCCAACCTCCGATATATGAGCATGTAATCTTTTGTTCTCTGTAGGTATCGTAAGACCCTTTTGACTGCTTTCCAATGTTCCACTCCTGGATTACTTAAATATCGTCCTAACATTCCTGTCACGTACGCAATATCTGGACGTGTACAAACCTGAGCATACATCAGACTTCCCACTGCAGATGCATAGGGAATCTTCTGCATTTCCTTTTCCTCAAAATCATTCTTTGGGCATTGTTTGAGACTGAATTTGTCTCCCTTAGCTACAGGGGTATCCGTTGGTTTACAATCTTGCATCCCATATCGCTTGAGAACTTTCTCGATATAGCCTTTCTGAGATAATCCAAGAATACCTCGAGAACGATCCCGATGTATCTGAATACCCAGTACAAAAGATGCATCACCAAGATCTTTCATCTCAAAATTCTTTGATAGAAATCTCTTGGTTTCATGCAACAACTCTATATCGTTGCTAGCGagcagaatgtcatcaacatataaaaccagAAAAATATGCTTACTCCCACTGAACTTATGGTACACACAATCATCGACCAAATTCATCTCAAAGCCAAACGagatgatcacttgatgaaatttgaaatacCATTGTCGCGATGCCTGCTTGAGCCCATAGATGGATTTCTTTAATTTGCAAACCATATTATTTGTGTCTTTGGACACAAAATTTTCTGGCTGCACCATATAAATCGTTTCATCAATGTCACCATTTAGAaacgcagtctttacatccatctgatgaAGCTCAAGATCGAAATGCGCCACCAAAGCCATTATAATCCTTAAAGAGTCTTTCGAAGAAACCGGAGAGAAAGTCTCTTTATaatcaatgccttctttctgtgTAAAGCCTTTAGCGACAAGACGAGCCTTATATCTTTCCACATTGCCTTTCGAATCCCTCTTGGTTTTAAATATCCATTTGCAACCAATGGGCTTCGTACCTTTAGGCAATGGGACAAGATCCCATACGTCATTGTCCTTCATGGACTTTATCTCCTCATTCATGGCATCATTCCACTTTTGAGAGTTAGAACTATCCATGGCTTGACGGAAGTTAATAGGATCATCCTCCATCAATCCAATGTCTGCCtcatgttcttgaagaaatacaATGTAATCGTCCGGAACTGCATTTCTCCGCTCTCTAGTGGATCTCCTTAATGGCATAGGTTCTGGAGGTGCTTGAGTTTGTTCATCTGGAATGGGAGAATCTCTAATATTGTCTTCCTGTATTGTGTCTTGGTCAAAGTGAGGAATATGATCCTGATCAATGTCCAAGACACCTGTGGGAATATTTACATATTCCTCTTCAAAGACAATATCCCTTACTTTATCTCCCCCCGCAAACTCAACATCCTCAAAGAACCTGGCATTTTCTGACTCAAAAATCGACTTACTCGTGGGATCATAAAACTTGTACCCCCTGAATCTTTCAGAGTAtccaataaaataacaactaacCGTCCTTGAGTCCAGTTTCTTTTCATTAGGCTTGTAAGGCCTTGCCTCAGCTGGACATCCCCAAACGTGCAGATGCTTAAGACTGGGCTTTTTACCCGTCCAAAGTTCATAAGGGGTTTTGGTCGCTGCCTTAGTTGGAACCCTGTTAAGGATATATGCTGCGGTCTTTAGTGCTTCTCCCCAGAGTGATTCTGGTAAGGTAGAATGACTGATCATACTCCTCACCATGTCCTTAAGCGTTCTGTTTCGTCTTTCAGCAACACCATTCATAGTGGGCGAACCCGGCATAGTGTACTGTGGGACGATACCGCATTCCTCTAGGAATCTAGCAAAAGGTCCTGGACGTTGTTCACCTGAACCGTCATATCTACCATAGTATTCACCACCACGGTCAGATCTAACGCTTTTAATCTTTAAGCCaagttgattttcaacttcagctttATAGTTTTTGAACACATCCAATGACTGTGCCTTTTCATGAATGAGATAAATGAAGCCATATCTTGAAAAATCGTCTGTGAACGTTATAAAATACTGTTGACCATTCCAAGAAGCCGAAGGgaatggtccacaaatatcagtaTGTATAAGTTCTAAGACGCCTGAACACCTATTGGCTTCAAATCTCCTTTTGTTGGTTTGTTTTCCCTTTATACAATTAACACAATTATTAAAATCTGTGTAATCTAAAGGTTCGAGAATTTCGTCTGACACAAGTCTCCTTATTCTCTTTTCAGAGATATGACCCAATCTTTTGTGCCATAACGCAGCTGAATTCTCACTGGTTAATTTTCTTTTAGTGCCTCTACTTGTTTGCAGGGATTCATTAAATGAAGCAATAACATCCAAAAAATAAAGATTATCGTATCCTGATAAAGAACCAGAACCAACCAATTTTGAATCGAGAAACAAACTGAATATTCCATTTCCAAAAGAACAAGAATAACCAAATTTGTCCAGTGCAGAAATGGAAATCAAATTCCGTCTAAAAGACGGCACAACAAATGTTTCATAAAGATCCAAATATATTCCAGTCTTTAACAATAATCTAAATTTTCCTATTGCCTCAACTTCAACTTTGTTGCCGTCACCAACATAGATGAATCTTTCAGCATCATTTGGTTTTCGGCAATCCAGGCAACCCTGCATAGACACACTGATGTGAGTTGTTGCACCAGAATCTATCCACCACGTGTGTCTAGGCACTGAAGTTAAATTAACCTCAGAACAAACCATATTCAGAAGCATACCTTTCTTAGCACGCCAAGCGTGATAATTACTGCACTTCTTCTTCATATGCCCATCACTGCCACAGAAAAAACAACCAGAACTTTGAGAATCACTAGGATTCTTCTGTTGTTTCTTCGGAAGCTGTGTATCCGCAGCTACCTTATCCTTCCTTTTCTTTCCTTTATCCTTCGAGGTAGAGGCATAATGAGCACTTTCTGTCTTGTCTTGCTTCAACCTTTCCTCTTCCTGGACACAGTGCGAGATGAGCTCATTCAGAGACCAAGTCTCTTTCTGACAGTTATAGCTCACCTTGAACTGGTTAAACTGAGGAGGAAGAGATATCAAAACCAGATGCACCAGCAAGTCCTCAGAGAGGTCAAGCTTCAGTGCTTTTAACCTTGAAGCAAGATGAGACATTTCCATAATGTACTCCCTAATGTTGCCCTTACCTCTGTACCTCATTGAAATGAGGCTTGCCAAAAGTGTACCAATTTCAGACTTTTCACTTTTAGCAAACCTCTTTTCGAGGTCTTGAAGGAAAGCCTTAGCTGTAGCAATGTCGCTAGACATTGTGCCCCTGAATGTTTCCGGAATGGCCTTCTTCATGATCATCATACACATGCGATTTGATCTTTCCCACCTTTCAAACTCCCTCTTTTCATCAGAGGTACTCTTATCCGTAATGACGGGAGGAGAGTCAATCCTTATCGCAAGGTCTAAATCCATGACTCCGAGAACTATCAACAAATTCTCTTGCCATGATTTAAAATTCGAGCCATTTAACATAGGAATAGAATTTATGTTGGAATGAATATTTGCAGGAGTCAAATCTGAACAgagaacaaaaacaaaacatacatgctcaaccaaatatccaaataaaataatcaataaattcaaataatgtaAACCCCCATAAACAGAATATCGAGCACTCCATTAATGTTTCATCTTTGGACAAAAGATTAACTTGTAAGTGATATCCTGGCGCAGCAGTCAAACACTGATAGTAACTATCATGTCAAATAACAACcttcctttgggccgatttaTTATTCACATGAAAAAACGAACAACTATCACATGTTTACCACCACAATTGCATATgtgattatattaaatattaaccttCCTTTGGGCCGATCAATATTCATATAAATCACATATACCCAAAATCCTTttgtatttcaaaataaatttaatttccaTAAAAGAGGTCAATTTGGCgacattttatttcaattaatcaattttaaaaatacatattaccTTATCATTATTTGAACTAATGAAAATTTAACCTTAACCGAATAAACCTGaaaccgaaaaaaaaaaaaaaaaaaattttttttttggaaattccGTACGGGCCGACCGACCCGAATCCGTACGGATCGGT
This genomic interval from Primulina eburnea isolate SZY01 chromosome 16, ASM2296580v1, whole genome shotgun sequence contains the following:
- the LOC140816653 gene encoding uncharacterized protein: MLRVRVCIYREEEKYQEEEETRLLNRQLNKMTTVSTEVKGDKSERRLRVLCLHGFRTSGEIIKKQLTNKWSESVLQKMDLVFVNGPFPCRGESRVEGIFDPPYYEWFAYNEDFTEYQDFDECLDYIEDCMVQYGPFDGLLGFSQGGILSAALPGLQANGVALTKVPEIKFVVIIGAGKFQKRSVAEKSYPAPAQCKSVHFIGATDFLNPYSIALLNEFVDPVVIHHPKGHTFPRFDEKSLKTMLGFLDKLLEEIKGVGEQEMEANNTEE